A genomic stretch from Sphaerodactylus townsendi isolate TG3544 linkage group LG15, MPM_Stown_v2.3, whole genome shotgun sequence includes:
- the LOC125444004 gene encoding uncharacterized protein LOC125444004, whose product MLDARGLRREMKTRQGSSQAKGAKLPVLFHGNGFTLRPPRVYKESSRCLLAAKFALLLQNGSERLDRHKAKPGNRMPFQVVALLLVSLSFVLMEENGTRANTKILQRRYSEGTIVSDYSKTLDSMLKKKFVDLLLKIRENRMENSIDPSKREVESPIFNTNSQGFEAGSQGTKDFFICLLQQSLILPNGSNQWKDLLKKEFLDCLISADLCRPIGSPAHTVTSQPPGPGGQRGEGCDAQQAGLMVTPREWAGCGRGGDSVRSRHRAA is encoded by the exons GTGCCAAGCTTCCTGTTTTGTTTCACGGCAATGGCTTCACTTTGCGGCCCCCTCGGGTATATAAAGAATCCTCAAGGTGCCTGTTAGCTGCCAAATTCGCTCTACTTCTCCAGAACGGCTCCGAAAGACTCGACAG GCACAAGGCTAAACCCGGGAACAGGATGCCTTTCCAAGTGGTCGCCCTCCTCCTGGTCTCATTGAGCTTTGTGTTGATGGAGGAAAATGGCACCAG GGCAAACACAAAGATCTTGCAGAGGCGGTATTCCGAGGGGACGATAGTAAGCGATTACAGTAAAACTCTGGACAGCATGCTGAAGAAGAAATTCGTGGACTTGCTGTTGAAAATAAGAGAAAACAGGATGGA AAACAGCATTGACCCATCCAAGAGAGAAGTTGAATCCCCAATATTCAATACAAACTCTCAAGGATTTGAAGCTGGATCTCAGGGGACAAAGGATTTCTTTATTTGCCTTCTGCAACAAAG CCTTATTCTGCCAAACGGTTCCAATCAGTGGAAGGACCTCTTGAAGAAAGAATTTCTGGATTGTCTGATTTCTGCTGACCTCTGCAGGCCAAT tggaagccccgcccacactgtcacCTCCCAACCTCCAGGGcctggagggcagcgtggcgagggctgcgacgcccagcaggctggCTTAATGGTGACACCTCGTGAGTGGGCGGGATGTGGAAGAGGCGGcgactccgtgcggagccgccacCGGGCCGCCTAA